The genomic stretch CCGTCGTCGACGAGCAGCTTGACGAGCGCTCCACCCACGTTGCCGCAGCCGAGCAGGCCTACCTTCACCGACGTCACCATCGTCTATGAAGGCTAGTTGGCTGCGCCTCTACGGTCAGAGGTCGAGGGCAGTGAGGTCGTCGAAGGTCTCCCGCCGCACGACCAGCCTGGCCTCGCCTTCCCGGGCGAATACGACCGGGGGGCGGGGCACCTTGTTGTAGGTCGACGCCATCGAATGGCCGTAGGCTCCCGTGACGGGCGTCGCCAGGACATCACCGACGGCAAGGTCTGCTGGCACCCGGGCGGCTTTGACTATGACATCCCCGGACTCGCAGTGCTTGCCGACAATGGTGACCCTCTTCGGCCGTGGCGCGCCGGCGTCGCGGGGAAGGAAGGCCTCGTAGCCACTGCCGTAGAGCACCGGTCTTGGGTTGTCGCTCATTCCGCCGTCGACACTTACGTAGGTGCGGATGCCGGGGATGTCCTTGATGGTGCCGACCGTGTAGCAGGTGATAGCGGCAGCGGCGACGATCGCGCGGCCTGGCTCCGCCGTGATACGCACGTCGGGCGCTATGCCGGCGGCACTCAGACCGAGCTTGGCGACGCTCGCCCATTCGGTGATGCTCGGCGCTTCCTCGTCCTCCACGTACGCCACCCCGAGCCCCCCGCCGAGGCACAGCTCCTGCAACCCCAGCGGGTTGAAGAACTCGGCGATTACCGCGGCCGCCTTCTCGAAGGACTCGAGAGCGAAGATCTGAGACCCGATGTGAACGTGGATGCCGACCAGCTCCACGGGAGAACCCTTACGGCGAAGGTGTCTCACAGCCCTGGCGGCGTCGCCAGAAGCAAGCCCGAAGCCGAACTTGGAGTCGTCCTGACCCGTCATCACGTACTCGTGGGTGTGCGCCTCTATACCAGGTGTCACACGAATCAGGATCTTTGTGCGAGCAGCCTCATCTACAGCCTCGCCGAGGATCTGCTCGATGCGGTGAATCTCGTCAAACGAGTCGACCACTATCCGCCCCACGCCCACCTCGAGAGCTCGAGCCAGCTCCGAGGTCGACTTGTTGTTGCCGTGCAGCACGAGGCGAGCTGCCGGCACACCGGCTGCAAGGGCCACGTGGAGCTCGCCCCCGGTCGAGACGTCGATGGACATCCCCTCCTCGTGCACCACGCGGGCCATCTCCTTGCAGAGGAACGCCTTGGAGGCATATGCCACCCCCGGCCCCCATGCCGCCAGAGCTTCCTTGCACCGCGCGCGAACGTGACCCTCGTCGTACACGAACACCGGGGTGCCGAACTCCTTGGCGATGTCGAGGACGTCGACGCCGGCGATCGACAGCTGACCGTCCGGCTCGATTCTCGCTCCGTCCGGAAGCAGCGAGAGCGGGATCGGTCCCGTCCCGGGCTCGTGCCGGGAAGAATCGGGAGGTTGATCGGGGTCCGGATCGGGAAGCATTCAGTCGTTGCGGCCCTGGGCGGCGCGGGACCTGACCACCAGCGCGCCCACTCGTTCGAGAAGCTCGAGCGGCTCGAACGGTTTGGTTA from Acidimicrobiales bacterium encodes the following:
- the lysA gene encoding diaminopimelate decarboxylase, encoding MLPDPDPDQPPDSSRHEPGTGPIPLSLLPDGARIEPDGQLSIAGVDVLDIAKEFGTPVFVYDEGHVRARCKEALAAWGPGVAYASKAFLCKEMARVVHEEGMSIDVSTGGELHVALAAGVPAARLVLHGNNKSTSELARALEVGVGRIVVDSFDEIHRIEQILGEAVDEAARTKILIRVTPGIEAHTHEYVMTGQDDSKFGFGLASGDAARAVRHLRRKGSPVELVGIHVHIGSQIFALESFEKAAAVIAEFFNPLGLQELCLGGGLGVAYVEDEEAPSITEWASVAKLGLSAAGIAPDVRITAEPGRAIVAAAAITCYTVGTIKDIPGIRTYVSVDGGMSDNPRPVLYGSGYEAFLPRDAGAPRPKRVTIVGKHCESGDVIVKAARVPADLAVGDVLATPVTGAYGHSMASTYNKVPRPPVVFAREGEARLVVRRETFDDLTALDL